One Microbacterium marinum genomic window carries:
- the rpmH gene encoding 50S ribosomal protein L34: protein MSKRTFQPNNRRRAKKHGFRARMRTRAGRAILSARRSKGRTELSA from the coding sequence ATGAGCAAGCGCACGTTCCAGCCCAACAACCGCCGCCGCGCCAAGAAGCACGGCTTCCGCGCCCGTATGCGTACGCGCGCCGGCCGCGCCATCCTCTCGGCTCGCCGCTCCAAGGGGCGCACCGAGCTTTCGGCCTGA
- the rnpA gene encoding ribonuclease P protein component: protein MLTRGNRITRGTDYRAVVRGGARCAGSHTVTHVVSTSEQRPPRFGFIVSKHVGGAVVRNTVRRRLKAICAEALPDVRVGADVVIRALPTAATADFSSLRAEVIRCLERKAAL from the coding sequence GTGCTGACGCGCGGGAATCGCATCACCCGCGGGACGGACTACCGAGCCGTCGTCCGCGGCGGTGCCCGTTGTGCCGGTTCGCACACGGTCACCCACGTCGTCAGCACCTCCGAGCAACGCCCTCCACGCTTCGGCTTCATCGTGAGCAAGCATGTGGGGGGCGCTGTCGTTCGCAACACCGTTCGACGACGGCTCAAGGCGATCTGTGCGGAGGCACTGCCCGATGTCAGGGTGGGCGCTGACGTGGTCATCCGGGCGCTTCCGACAGCGGCCACGGCCGACTTCTCGTCGCTGCGTGCTGAAGTGATCCGTTGTCTCGAGCGCAAGGCGGCGCTGTGA
- the yidD gene encoding membrane protein insertion efficiency factor YidD, whose product MLDTASLPSSIPLLPRNAVIGFLHGYRATVSKVYGDVCKYYPSCSAYALGAVQQHGAVKGAALAAARVLRCHPWAAGGIDDVPPHAHFRYNLTSHGFVVPRRKD is encoded by the coding sequence GTGCTCGACACGGCATCCCTTCCCTCGTCGATCCCGCTGCTCCCTCGCAACGCCGTCATCGGCTTCCTCCATGGTTACCGTGCGACGGTGTCCAAGGTGTACGGGGACGTCTGCAAGTACTACCCGTCGTGCTCGGCATACGCGCTGGGTGCCGTTCAGCAGCATGGAGCGGTGAAGGGTGCCGCCCTCGCCGCGGCTCGTGTGCTGCGGTGCCACCCCTGGGCGGCCGGCGGTATCGACGACGTTCCTCCTCACGCGCACTTCCGATACAACCTGACTTCGCACGGATTCGTCGTGCCCCGCAGAAAGGACTGA
- the yidC gene encoding membrane protein insertase YidC: MDLFAATPTPAVPTPTTPPPGDPDFFSIIMWPFKWAVEAILVFWHWIFTSLGMQPDTGLTWVLSIVGLVIIVRSALIPLFVRQIKSQRKMLELAPEMRKIQERYRGKTDQLSREAMSRETMAMYKKHGTTPFSSCLPLLVQMPILLGMFYTLSDVKKHAEWGVGGVGFLDSELTKQFYDAQLFGVAPLHVNMIEAINDGQTVTVAILIVLVVLMIVSQFFTQLQIISKNLSPEAKTGQAYQMQRIMLYVLPLAFVFSGVFFPLGVVMYWFISNLWTMAQQFVVIRNLPTPGSEAAKARDERLAKRGKALDAKGRVIPLEKHQAEQQRLFEEAQKAKAEAPKRQQPISKQRAKKQAQKGKQDGTSAPSQNGQTPDAPTQGGNAS, translated from the coding sequence CTGGATCTCTTCGCCGCGACCCCTACGCCGGCGGTCCCGACCCCGACCACCCCGCCCCCCGGTGATCCTGATTTCTTCAGCATCATCATGTGGCCCTTCAAGTGGGCCGTCGAGGCGATCCTCGTGTTTTGGCACTGGATCTTCACATCCCTCGGGATGCAGCCGGATACCGGTCTGACCTGGGTTTTGTCCATCGTCGGGCTCGTCATCATCGTGAGGTCGGCGCTGATCCCGCTGTTCGTGCGGCAGATCAAGAGCCAGCGGAAGATGCTCGAGCTCGCGCCCGAGATGCGCAAGATCCAGGAGCGTTACCGCGGCAAGACGGACCAGCTCTCTCGCGAGGCCATGAGCCGCGAGACGATGGCGATGTACAAGAAGCACGGAACGACGCCGTTCTCGAGCTGTCTCCCGCTGCTGGTGCAGATGCCGATCCTCCTCGGCATGTTCTACACGCTCAGCGACGTGAAGAAGCACGCCGAGTGGGGAGTCGGCGGTGTCGGATTCCTCGATTCGGAACTCACGAAGCAGTTCTACGACGCACAGCTGTTCGGCGTCGCTCCCCTGCACGTCAACATGATCGAGGCGATCAACGACGGTCAGACAGTCACCGTGGCGATCCTCATCGTCCTGGTCGTCCTCATGATCGTCTCGCAGTTCTTCACGCAGCTGCAGATCATCTCGAAGAACCTGTCGCCGGAGGCCAAGACCGGCCAGGCGTACCAGATGCAGCGCATCATGCTCTACGTCTTGCCCCTCGCCTTCGTCTTCTCCGGCGTCTTCTTCCCGCTCGGCGTGGTCATGTACTGGTTCATCTCCAACCTGTGGACCATGGCACAGCAGTTCGTCGTCATCCGGAACCTCCCGACCCCCGGCTCCGAAGCGGCCAAGGCCCGCGACGAGCGGCTCGCCAAGCGCGGCAAGGCACTGGATGCCAAGGGCCGCGTCATCCCGCTCGAGAAGCACCAGGCCGAACAGCAGCGACTGTTCGAAGAGGCGCAGAAGGCCAAGGCCGAAGCGCCGAAGCGTCAGCAGCCGATCAGCAAGCAGCGCGCGAAGAAGCAGGCCCAGAAGGGCAAGCAGGACGGCACGTCCGCTCCGTCGCAGAACGGGCAGACACCCGACGCCCCCACCCAGGGAGGGAACGCATCGTGA
- a CDS encoding R3H domain-containing nucleic acid-binding protein, giving the protein MVTTPEQTTDARVPASIEQLEEEGDIAADYVEGILDIADIDGDLALDVKNGRAYVSVENEDPGALAALSDPDTVQALQELTRIAVQTRTGRFSRLILDVAGSRDARQGQLAKLVERAVARLDEGASQASLPPMSSYERKLIHDIAAEHGLISESYGEGADRHTVIRRG; this is encoded by the coding sequence ATCGTGACGACTCCGGAGCAGACCACGGACGCGCGCGTCCCGGCATCCATCGAGCAGCTCGAAGAAGAGGGCGACATCGCTGCGGACTATGTCGAGGGCATCCTCGACATCGCCGACATCGATGGAGACCTCGCACTGGACGTCAAGAACGGCCGTGCATACGTCTCGGTGGAGAACGAGGACCCGGGCGCTCTCGCCGCCCTCTCGGACCCTGACACCGTCCAGGCTCTGCAGGAGCTGACGCGCATCGCCGTTCAGACGAGGACGGGCCGCTTTTCGCGCCTGATCCTGGACGTCGCCGGCTCGCGCGATGCTCGGCAGGGTCAGCTCGCCAAGCTGGTCGAGCGCGCCGTCGCCCGTCTGGATGAGGGTGCGAGCCAGGCTTCTCTGCCGCCGATGTCGAGCTACGAGCGCAAGCTCATCCACGACATCGCGGCCGAGCATGGGCTGATCTCAGAGTCCTACGGCGAGGGCGCCGACCGCCACACGGTCATCCGACGTGGCTGA
- the rsmG gene encoding 16S rRNA (guanine(527)-N(7))-methyltransferase RsmG, translating into MADVSRETSGVESEPTEAAALFGARIDLARRFTADLAAEGEERGLIGPLELPRLWNRHILNSAIAAPLFASGSRVGDIGSGAGLPGLVLAIARPDVRWVLIEPMERRVAWLTEQVQSLGLDNVEIVRARGEDWDEGATLDAVTARAVSAFRTLIPLTAPLVRDGGELVLLKGANAENEIGAAEKQIRKFRLSHVRVETVGVGTIAEPTRVIRATVR; encoded by the coding sequence GTGGCTGACGTTTCACGTGAAACATCCGGCGTCGAGTCGGAGCCGACCGAGGCAGCAGCCCTGTTCGGAGCCCGAATCGACCTTGCCCGTCGATTCACGGCAGATCTCGCGGCCGAGGGAGAAGAAAGGGGCCTGATCGGGCCGCTGGAACTCCCCCGTCTGTGGAACCGTCACATCCTGAACAGCGCGATCGCAGCGCCCCTCTTCGCGTCGGGCTCGCGCGTCGGCGACATCGGGTCGGGCGCCGGGCTCCCCGGCCTTGTGCTGGCGATCGCCAGGCCGGATGTCCGGTGGGTACTGATCGAACCGATGGAGCGTCGCGTGGCATGGCTGACCGAACAGGTTCAGTCGCTCGGTCTCGACAACGTCGAGATCGTGCGCGCCCGCGGTGAGGATTGGGACGAAGGCGCGACGTTGGACGCCGTCACGGCCAGGGCGGTAAGTGCGTTCCGCACTCTCATTCCTCTGACCGCCCCGCTTGTCAGGGATGGCGGGGAGCTCGTCCTCCTCAAGGGCGCGAACGCAGAGAACGAGATCGGTGCTGCGGAGAAGCAGATCCGGAAGTTCCGTCTTTCCCACGTGCGCGTGGAGACGGTCGGGGTGGGCACGATCGCCGAGCCGACACGCGTCATCCGCGCCACCGTCCGCTGA
- a CDS encoding AAA family ATPase encodes MPEPENATASAPFSLDDSPIARELADLATRRKALAEVHVEFDGSTRVITVSNQKGGVGKTTTTVNLAAGLASVGARVLVIDLDPQGNASTALGVPHSADVPSVYDVLIEEEPLADVIQVSPESPNLLCAPSTIHLAGAEIELVSRVAREHRLRTSLETYLAENHVDFVFIDCPPSLGLLTINAFTAADEVLIPIQCEYYALEGLSQLLGSVSMIQKHLNTKLHLSTILLTMYDGRTRLAQQVADEVRTHFPEQVLTTVIPRSVRISEAPSFGQTVIAYDGQSTGAVAYREAAVEIVARGQQQSTEGAR; translated from the coding sequence GTGCCGGAACCGGAGAATGCGACCGCCTCCGCACCCTTCTCACTCGACGACAGTCCGATTGCGCGAGAACTCGCCGATCTGGCGACTCGGCGCAAGGCGCTCGCGGAGGTGCACGTGGAGTTCGACGGATCGACCCGCGTGATCACGGTGTCCAACCAGAAGGGCGGCGTGGGGAAGACGACCACGACCGTCAACCTTGCGGCCGGCCTCGCCTCCGTCGGTGCGCGGGTCCTCGTGATCGACCTCGACCCGCAGGGCAACGCATCCACGGCGCTGGGCGTGCCGCACAGCGCTGATGTGCCGAGCGTGTACGACGTGCTCATCGAAGAAGAGCCGCTCGCGGATGTCATCCAGGTGAGCCCGGAGTCGCCGAATCTGCTGTGCGCCCCCAGCACCATCCACCTCGCCGGCGCGGAGATCGAACTCGTGTCTCGCGTGGCGCGTGAACACCGTCTGCGGACGTCGCTCGAGACGTATCTCGCGGAGAATCACGTCGATTTCGTGTTCATCGACTGCCCACCTTCGCTCGGTCTGCTCACGATCAACGCGTTCACCGCTGCGGATGAGGTTCTCATCCCCATTCAGTGCGAGTACTACGCGCTCGAGGGACTGAGCCAGCTCCTGGGCAGCGTGTCGATGATCCAGAAGCACCTCAACACCAAGCTGCACCTCTCGACGATCCTGCTGACGATGTACGACGGCCGTACGCGCCTCGCGCAGCAGGTGGCCGACGAGGTCCGCACCCATTTCCCGGAGCAGGTGTTGACCACGGTCATCCCGCGCTCCGTGCGCATTTCCGAAGCACCGAGCTTCGGCCAGACGGTCATCGCCTACGACGGGCAGTCGACGGGCGCGGTCGCGTATCGCGAGGCGGCGGTGGAGATCGTCGCCCGAGGTCAGCAGCAATCAACAGAAGGAGCCCGATGA
- a CDS encoding ParB/RepB/Spo0J family partition protein, with the protein MAKRTGLGRGIGALIPTADSSEARPVDVFFPGAASAGDTDAADVAATTPSAAAEDAAELVAIPGARLIEVDPHEIVPNPRQPRTNFDADDLAELVHSVREFGVLQPVVVRRNEDGKYELIMGERRTRAAREAGLTAIPAILRETEDEFLLRDALLENLHRSQLNPLEEASAYQQLLEDFGITQEELASRIGRSRPQISNTIRLLKLPVPVQQRVAAGVLSAGHARAILSLDDVETMQRLADKIVNEDLSVRAAEAAAKTVGNRVVAPPKAGGRRAHLDDVADRLGDRLNTKVKINLTAKKGQIIVDFATIQDLNRILGELGETEYGAL; encoded by the coding sequence ATGGCCAAGCGAACCGGACTGGGCCGAGGTATCGGAGCCCTCATCCCCACGGCGGACTCTTCAGAGGCACGACCAGTCGACGTGTTCTTCCCGGGTGCGGCCTCGGCAGGGGACACGGATGCCGCTGATGTCGCGGCCACGACTCCCTCCGCTGCGGCTGAGGATGCTGCCGAGCTCGTGGCCATCCCGGGCGCACGCCTCATCGAGGTGGATCCGCACGAGATCGTCCCCAACCCGCGCCAGCCGCGGACGAACTTCGACGCCGATGACCTGGCCGAGCTCGTCCACAGCGTCCGCGAGTTCGGCGTGCTCCAGCCCGTCGTCGTGCGGCGAAACGAGGACGGTAAGTACGAGCTCATCATGGGCGAGCGCCGTACCCGCGCTGCTCGCGAGGCGGGCCTCACCGCCATCCCGGCGATCCTGCGGGAGACCGAGGATGAGTTCCTCCTCCGTGACGCTCTGCTGGAGAACCTCCACCGCTCGCAGCTCAACCCGCTCGAAGAGGCATCGGCCTACCAGCAGCTGCTCGAGGACTTCGGGATCACGCAGGAGGAGCTCGCCTCCCGCATCGGGCGGTCTCGCCCGCAGATCAGCAACACGATCCGGCTCCTGAAGCTGCCGGTGCCGGTGCAGCAGCGGGTGGCGGCCGGCGTGCTGAGCGCCGGTCACGCGCGCGCGATCCTGTCGCTCGACGATGTGGAGACCATGCAGCGTCTCGCGGACAAGATCGTGAACGAGGATCTGTCGGTGCGTGCGGCCGAGGCGGCCGCGAAGACCGTGGGGAACCGCGTCGTTGCCCCGCCGAAGGCCGGCGGCCGACGTGCGCACCTCGACGACGTCGCAGATCGGCTCGGCGACCGGCTGAATACGAAGGTCAAGATCAACCTAACGGCGAAGAAAGGCCAGATCATCGTCGATTTCGCGACGATCCAGGACCTCAACCGCATCCTCGGGGAACTGGGTGAGACGGAGTACGGCGCGCTCTGA
- a CDS encoding tryptophan synthase subunit alpha, producing the protein MTNDPSLPRRASLELLRAEAADELSVLVEERLRDGEDPWEFMEDLPTVDELVVLTLRAENIAADGGNRPTHARNYRVLRQIALDFPQLSAAVWRLLGSEPHRTWDLSVRAS; encoded by the coding sequence GTGACCAACGACCCCTCCCTGCCACGCCGCGCGAGCCTCGAGCTCCTGCGTGCGGAGGCCGCCGACGAACTGTCGGTGCTGGTCGAGGAGCGGTTGCGGGACGGCGAGGATCCGTGGGAGTTCATGGAGGATCTCCCCACGGTGGATGAGCTTGTCGTTCTGACGCTGCGCGCCGAGAACATCGCGGCCGATGGCGGGAATCGGCCCACCCACGCCCGCAACTACCGAGTGCTGAGGCAGATCGCGCTCGACTTCCCGCAGCTGAGCGCCGCGGTGTGGCGCCTGTTGGGCAGCGAGCCGCATCGGACGTGGGATCTGTCCGTCCGCGCATCCTGA
- the trxA gene encoding thioredoxin — protein MTAKATSESTWQQDVIDAEGPVLVDFWAAWCGPCRMVGPILDEIQAENPEKITVLKLNVDENPQLAMEYQITSIPAMKVFNKGEVEKTIIGAKPKFALQQDLADYIG, from the coding sequence ATGACCGCCAAGGCCACGAGTGAAAGCACCTGGCAGCAGGACGTCATCGACGCCGAAGGCCCCGTTCTGGTGGACTTCTGGGCAGCCTGGTGCGGACCCTGTCGCATGGTCGGCCCCATCCTCGACGAGATCCAGGCCGAGAACCCCGAGAAGATCACGGTTCTGAAGCTCAACGTCGACGAGAACCCGCAGCTCGCCATGGAGTACCAGATCACCTCCATCCCCGCGATGAAGGTCTTCAACAAGGGTGAGGTCGAGAAGACGATCATCGGCGCGAAGCCGAAGTTCGCCCTCCAGCAGGACCTCGCCGACTACATCGGCTGA
- the trxB gene encoding thioredoxin-disulfide reductase, with protein MRKVIIIGSGPAGYTAAIYAARANLSPLLIASSVEAGGELMNTTEVENFPGFPEGIMGPDLMTKMQEQAEKFGTEVVYDDVTAVDFSGDIKSVTLGSGVTHEAEAVVFATGSAPRKIGIEGESRLSGRGVSYCATCDGFFFREKAIAVVGGGDSAMEEATFLTKFASKVYVIHRRDELRASKIMQDRALANEKIEFVWNSEVVDILGDDAVSGVRLRNTVDGSESDLALEGVFVAIGYDPRTHLVHGVLDITEHGTIQVDGRTSKTSVPGIFAAGDVIDPTYRQAVTAAGSGTVAALDLEHYLAARGDAGAPAQDAAEIQGLPTPA; from the coding sequence GTGCGCAAGGTCATCATCATCGGCTCGGGCCCCGCGGGTTACACCGCGGCGATCTACGCGGCGCGCGCCAACCTGTCCCCCCTGCTCATCGCGAGCTCGGTCGAGGCCGGCGGTGAGCTGATGAACACGACCGAGGTCGAGAACTTCCCCGGATTCCCCGAGGGCATCATGGGCCCCGACCTGATGACCAAGATGCAGGAGCAGGCCGAGAAGTTCGGCACCGAGGTCGTCTACGACGACGTCACCGCGGTCGACTTCTCCGGCGACATCAAGTCGGTCACCCTCGGCAGCGGAGTCACGCACGAGGCTGAGGCCGTCGTCTTCGCCACCGGTTCCGCGCCCCGCAAAATCGGCATCGAGGGCGAATCCCGCCTTTCGGGCCGTGGCGTGTCGTACTGCGCGACCTGTGATGGATTCTTCTTCCGCGAAAAGGCGATCGCGGTGGTCGGCGGCGGTGACTCCGCCATGGAAGAGGCCACCTTCCTCACCAAGTTCGCCTCCAAGGTCTACGTCATCCACCGTCGTGACGAGCTTCGCGCATCGAAGATCATGCAGGACCGCGCACTGGCGAACGAGAAGATCGAGTTCGTCTGGAACAGCGAAGTCGTCGACATCCTCGGCGACGACGCGGTGAGCGGCGTGCGGTTGCGCAACACCGTCGACGGGAGCGAGAGCGATCTGGCTCTCGAGGGCGTCTTCGTGGCCATCGGCTACGACCCGCGCACTCACCTGGTCCACGGTGTCCTCGACATCACCGAGCACGGCACGATCCAGGTCGACGGTCGCACGTCCAAGACGTCCGTCCCCGGGATCTTCGCCGCCGGTGACGTCATCGATCCCACGTACCGGCAGGCGGTGACCGCGGCTGGCAGCGGCACCGTGGCCGCCCTCGATCTCGAGCACTACCTGGCTGCACGCGGCGACGCCGGTGCCCCGGCACAGGATGCCGCAGAAATCCAGGGCCTGCCCACACCCGCCTGA
- the murJ gene encoding murein biosynthesis integral membrane protein MurJ: protein MAGLGRASATVAAGTMVSRVTGLIRNIVMTAAVGLIGSHAADAFGAANQMPNTVFTVISSGLLAGVIVPQIVKAVKTHDDRGSAFVSKLLTLGVVVLTIATALALLAAPVLVQIYAGQFSEEAQALTLSLAYWCLPQLFFYGLYALVGEVLNARRIFGPYAWSPIVNNVVSIAGFGVFIALYGLYEDATGWTPAMIALMGGTATLGVVVQAGILLLFWRRAGLHVRPDFRWRGIGLRHIGRLAGWTFLMVIVGQIAGAVQAYLVSAASGQDAANASLQQAWLLFMLPFSVIVLSLGTPYYTKLSEHVAEGRTEAVTADLGSLTRTVGIFMVGVLAAMIAAIVPLSRIFSKDAADAVAFSWVLAAFLVALLPLSFQFGVQRTFYALKDTRTPFFYTAVQAAVVIVTAITASALVKGGALDIAWLAVAIAFGQSIANLAQFALALTLLRRKIGALGLGPAFAAIARFVLAAIPAGAAGWGMFLLFGGTSGWSASDRFLGILGAALIGGTTLVVYAAILAAFRTPELAVAGRALRRFLPGR, encoded by the coding sequence ATGGCCGGGCTGGGTAGGGCCAGCGCGACCGTCGCCGCGGGCACGATGGTGTCGCGCGTCACGGGCCTGATCCGCAACATCGTCATGACGGCCGCTGTCGGCCTCATCGGCTCGCACGCCGCTGACGCGTTCGGCGCGGCGAACCAGATGCCGAACACGGTCTTCACCGTGATCTCGTCCGGTCTGCTCGCTGGCGTCATCGTCCCGCAGATCGTGAAGGCCGTGAAGACCCACGATGATCGCGGCAGCGCGTTCGTCTCCAAGCTCCTCACGCTCGGCGTGGTCGTCCTCACGATCGCGACCGCCCTGGCACTCCTGGCGGCCCCTGTCCTCGTGCAGATCTACGCCGGGCAGTTCAGCGAAGAGGCACAGGCCCTCACCCTCTCGCTCGCGTACTGGTGCCTACCTCAGTTGTTCTTCTACGGGCTTTACGCGCTCGTCGGCGAGGTGCTGAATGCCCGTCGCATCTTCGGCCCCTACGCGTGGTCGCCGATCGTCAACAACGTGGTGTCGATCGCCGGCTTCGGTGTCTTCATCGCGCTGTACGGCCTCTACGAAGACGCGACGGGCTGGACTCCCGCGATGATCGCCCTGATGGGAGGCACAGCCACCCTCGGTGTCGTCGTGCAGGCCGGCATCCTGTTGCTGTTCTGGCGGCGGGCAGGCCTGCATGTCCGACCCGACTTCCGGTGGCGCGGCATCGGTCTGCGCCACATCGGACGTCTTGCCGGGTGGACGTTCCTGATGGTGATCGTGGGCCAGATCGCCGGCGCGGTGCAGGCCTATCTCGTAAGCGCGGCATCCGGCCAGGACGCCGCGAATGCCAGCCTCCAACAAGCCTGGCTGTTGTTCATGCTCCCCTTCTCTGTGATCGTCCTGTCGCTGGGAACCCCGTACTACACGAAGCTCAGCGAGCACGTCGCCGAAGGGCGGACAGAAGCGGTCACCGCCGATCTCGGCTCCCTGACCCGCACCGTCGGGATCTTCATGGTCGGCGTCCTCGCTGCGATGATCGCCGCCATCGTGCCCCTGTCACGCATCTTCTCGAAGGATGCCGCCGATGCGGTGGCCTTCTCCTGGGTCCTCGCCGCGTTCCTCGTCGCGCTGTTGCCTCTGTCGTTTCAGTTCGGCGTGCAGCGCACGTTCTACGCGCTCAAGGACACCCGTACCCCCTTCTTCTACACCGCCGTCCAGGCCGCCGTCGTGATCGTCACCGCGATCACGGCTTCGGCACTCGTGAAAGGTGGCGCACTCGACATCGCCTGGCTCGCCGTCGCGATCGCGTTCGGCCAGTCGATCGCGAACCTCGCTCAGTTCGCCCTTGCCCTGACTCTGCTCCGTCGGAAGATCGGGGCGCTGGGCCTCGGACCTGCGTTCGCCGCCATCGCGAGGTTCGTCTTGGCGGCGATCCCGGCAGGGGCCGCGGGCTGGGGAATGTTCCTCCTGTTCGGGGGAACGTCGGGCTGGTCCGCGTCCGACCGATTCCTCGGCATCCTCGGCGCTGCCCTGATCGGTGGCACGACACTCGTCGTCTACGCCGCGATCCTCGCTGCGTTCCGGACTCCGGAACTGGCCGTCGCCGGCCGAGCCCTCCGCCGTTTCCTTCCCGGTCGCTGA
- a CDS encoding DUF6049 family protein: MVRSWIAQEIDLAMTFSPSVADRRAANRRRWARPLVTAAVAIGLLAPLPAAAATSDEEPVGFTVAPSNQGVVASGQSLVLSVTTVNPGADALAEGELVIQRGARRLTTEGALDAWLTAGDASGSFVEISTTDVDAVAAQSEANATLALDDDDTGIDDLAAGVYPIRATYDTGGESVSTRTVIVKPRSASGAAGVGVIVPITAGAISTGMLGAEALTELTGPDGSLTAQLDAVTATPAILAVDPAIAASIRALGSSAPATAEEWLDRLMALPNERFALQYGDADLAAQVGAGLDAPLQMTSFAPYLDPANFDPPDTAGTDDGDTPAASPTPGAPVLPTPEQLLEVGATRDAVYWPATGTAGAEVAETLSGLGTSAAASGSPLIVLPDSVVNESSATRAVAGEAELLVYDSDLSADLLEASTTDAPTERAALLSALTARTTLAAASGPLLVTVDRADGRSSAALRDTILAVAGLPARVSSGLDSLVAEDAVRVTLDPVDADAARAAALAGFIDAGPDLNRVAAVLEDPDLLRANERATELQLLGNAWSTSPEDWAEAIVAHQARIAAWSDGVALVPGQDIDLWGSNAVLPFTVRNDLPWPATVDLFVTPNDARLVLTGETTVVVGAEQTARVQVPVEALVGSGRSSIDLQLRTPGGVDLGERQTYSVSVQAEWESAAMIGLSVLVTALVVLGIVRTVRRRRRGGVRSDGRAG; this comes from the coding sequence ATGGTGCGGTCATGGATCGCACAGGAAATCGACCTCGCCATGACCTTCTCCCCGTCTGTCGCGGACCGCCGCGCCGCGAACCGCCGCCGCTGGGCGCGCCCGCTGGTGACCGCCGCCGTCGCGATCGGCCTGCTCGCGCCGCTCCCGGCGGCCGCGGCGACTTCCGACGAGGAGCCCGTCGGATTCACCGTCGCACCGTCGAATCAGGGCGTCGTGGCGAGCGGCCAGTCCCTCGTCCTGTCGGTTACGACGGTCAATCCCGGCGCCGACGCCCTCGCCGAGGGCGAACTGGTCATCCAACGCGGTGCACGCCGTCTGACCACGGAGGGCGCGCTCGACGCGTGGCTCACCGCCGGCGATGCCTCGGGGTCGTTCGTGGAGATCTCGACCACCGACGTCGACGCCGTCGCCGCCCAGAGCGAGGCGAACGCGACCCTGGCGCTCGATGACGACGACACCGGGATCGATGACCTGGCCGCCGGCGTGTATCCGATCCGCGCCACCTACGACACGGGTGGCGAGAGCGTGTCCACGCGGACGGTGATCGTGAAGCCGCGATCCGCGTCGGGCGCCGCCGGCGTCGGCGTGATCGTCCCGATCACCGCGGGCGCCATCTCGACGGGCATGCTGGGTGCCGAGGCGCTGACCGAGCTGACCGGGCCCGACGGCTCCCTCACGGCCCAGCTCGACGCCGTCACCGCCACCCCGGCCATCCTCGCCGTCGACCCCGCGATCGCCGCGTCGATCCGTGCCCTCGGCTCCTCGGCTCCTGCGACCGCCGAGGAATGGCTCGACCGACTCATGGCGCTCCCCAACGAGCGCTTCGCCCTGCAGTACGGCGACGCCGATCTGGCCGCACAGGTCGGAGCGGGGCTCGACGCTCCGCTCCAGATGACGTCGTTCGCGCCGTATCTCGACCCTGCGAACTTCGATCCTCCGGACACGGCCGGCACCGACGACGGTGACACCCCGGCGGCGAGCCCCACGCCCGGCGCCCCCGTCCTCCCCACCCCCGAGCAGCTTCTCGAAGTGGGCGCGACGCGGGATGCCGTGTACTGGCCGGCCACGGGAACAGCCGGCGCCGAGGTCGCCGAAACCCTGAGCGGGCTCGGCACCTCCGCCGCGGCATCCGGCTCGCCCCTCATCGTCCTTCCCGACTCCGTCGTCAATGAGAGCTCGGCCACCCGCGCCGTCGCCGGCGAGGCCGAGCTGCTCGTCTACGACTCCGACCTCTCCGCCGATCTCCTCGAGGCCTCCACGACGGACGCGCCGACGGAGCGCGCCGCGCTGCTCTCGGCGCTGACCGCTCGCACGACGCTCGCAGCGGCATCCGGCCCGCTGCTGGTGACCGTCGATCGTGCCGACGGCCGCTCGAGCGCAGCGCTGCGCGACACGATCCTCGCGGTCGCCGGTCTCCCCGCCCGGGTGTCGTCCGGACTCGACTCCCTCGTCGCGGAAGATGCCGTCCGGGTCACGCTCGATCCAGTCGACGCGGATGCCGCGCGCGCAGCCGCCCTCGCCGGTTTCATCGATGCGGGCCCGGACCTCAACCGGGTGGCCGCCGTCCTCGAGGACCCCGACCTGCTGCGCGCGAACGAGCGGGCGACCGAGCTCCAGCTCCTGGGCAACGCGTGGTCGACCTCACCGGAAGACTGGGCGGAGGCGATCGTCGCGCATCAGGCGCGGATCGCGGCCTGGTCGGACGGCGTCGCTCTCGTGCCGGGGCAGGACATCGACCTCTGGGGGTCCAACGCGGTCCTGCCGTTCACGGTGCGCAACGACCTCCCCTGGCCTGCCACCGTCGACCTCTTCGTCACCCCCAACGACGCCCGACTCGTCCTCACCGGCGAGACGACGGTCGTCGTGGGCGCCGAGCAGACGGCGCGCGTCCAGGTGCCGGTGGAGGCACTCGTCGGCAGCGGACGGTCTTCGATCGACCTGCAGCTGCGCACCCCGGGAGGCGTCGACCTCGGCGAACGGCAGACGTACAGCGTCTCGGTCCAGGCCGAGTGGGAGTCCGCCGCGATGATCGGGCTGAGCGTCCTGGTGACCGCCCTCGTCGTTCTGGGCATCGTCCGCACGGTCCGTCGCCGTCGGCGGGGAGGGGTGAGATCCGATGGCCGGGCTGGGTAG